The nucleotide window CTGAATTAGGACAGTCGCTCGCCGATGATGTCAAAGCCGTGCGTCAGTTGCTTCCTGAGGTTGACCTTGAACAGCACTGGCCAACGGCAAGCCGCTGGTGCCGCTAAGCACTTCAGGCTCACAGCGATACCCGGCCACTGTCGGCCAGCCAGAGCTGGTCGGGCGCTGGGCGTCTGATCAAGGCACGTTGCAGCGCATCGCCATCCCTCCAAGGGACAGACGGTGGACTCATTCGCCCGGCTGCGACCTCCATCCGATCACTGAGATTGAGCAGACGGGCACGACGTGAGTAACGGCGAGGCTCACGCTGCAAACGCCTGCTGAGCGCAGGGTCCTAATCGACGAAGCTGTGCCACCACCAGCTCAGCAGGAGCAGGGCCAACCAGGGAATCAGTGCGGGATAGCTGGGCTGAAAGCTCTTGCCTGTGGTGCAAGCCCATCGGTCCAAAGTCGGCAGACACCAGAAGCACCAGCCAGCGCTTCATCGCAGTCCCTCCAGCACCTGATCCCGGGAGCGACGCAGCGCCTCCCCTAACAGCGGTCCAGGTTGCATGCCCTGGGCGATCAAGTCCCTGGCGCTGACCGAGGCGGTCGCATGCCGCCAGCGCCCCCACCAGCGCAGCATCGGGCGCCAGCACAGTGGGGTTTCGATCACCGCCAAAGCCACCACCGGCGCGGACCAGTTGGCCTGCTCAAGACGTGAGGTCCACTCCAGAGCTCCCCATTGGCGCCATGGCTGGGGCAACACCTCCTGCTCCAGCCAGTGCCGCAGCGCTTGCAGTTGCTCCAGCCAGCGCAACTGCTGCATGGGAATCTCAAGCCGCTGAGCCAGAGCGACGGGTTCCTCGGCTGCGGCGATCAAGGCGCTGAGCAAGGGAAGTTGCAGACGTGCAGCCCGCCGCAATCTGCATATGAGCTTGGCCTCGCTCTGCAACAACGGATCCAGAAGAGGCAGCGCAGACCATTTCTGCAGCAAGGTCAGAGCCTGCGGCCAGGGTTCCCGCTCCAGGAGCAGATCCAGCTCCATACGCAAGCGGGTCCCCAGGGCTGGAGGCACCTCATCCACAACATCGCCATGCCGCCAGGCCCAAGGCCAGCGCTCCAGCGTGGTCTTCAACTGCTGCAGGGATCCCGAATCGAGATCGAATCCAAGCCGGGCGCCATAACGGGCAGCGCGAATCACGCGCGTTGGGTCATCAGAAACGCTGGCCTCATGCAAAAACACCAACTGCCGTGAAGCCAGGTGGTCGAGACCACCATGGGGATCCAGCAGCTGCTGGCTGCCATCGCCATGCAACACCAACGCCATGGCATTCGCCGTGAAATCCCGGCGTGCCAGATCCTCTTCGAGCGGTCCCGGTTGAACGATTGGGTTCTCGCCCGGTAGGGGATACCGCTCCTCACGGGCACCGGCCAGATCGATCAGCACGCCATCCAGCATCAGTTCCGCCGTGCCGAAGCGCTCATGCAACTGCAGCCACGGCATCCGCTCAGCACCGAACCTTTGCTGGAGACCACGGGCCAGATCAGCGCAGGATCCTTCCAGCACCAGATCCAGATCCGGAAGCCCTGTCCAGGAGGCCCCATAGCATTGATGGAGCAGGGCATCACGGACGGCACCACCGACCAGAGCCAACCGCCCAAGCCCCTGGAGTCGAACCTGCTCGACGAGGGCCAACGTCAACTCCGGGGGAATGCCTGGCAGCTCAAGGCGTGAGATCGCCCCCATCCCTACGTGCGAGCCATCCGGCGGGCCTCCTCCAGCTGCTCCGGTGTATCCACAGAGAGTGAGGTTCCCTCCACCCTGAAGGTGGCGACCGTATGCCCGGCTTCGATCAAGCGCAGCTGCTCCAGGCGCTCGAGATCTTCAAGAGGAGAAGCCGGCAGTTGATCCCATTGGGCCAGCACATCCCCCCGGAAGCCATACATACCCACATGTCCCCAGTAAGGCGCATGCCGATGCCAGTCAGCGGGATCCACGTCACGGACATGGGGGATGGCGGAACGGGAGAAGTACAACGCCCGGCCATCGTGGGCCACCAGGGTTTTCACGACGGCTGGATTGTGGATGGTGTCCGCGGTCAAGCGGTAGATCGGTGTCACCACTGCGGGCACAGGCTCGCGCCGTCCGAATTCCTCAACCATCGCAGTTACGACAGCAGGGTCAAGAAAGGGCTGGTCACCCTGCACATTGATCACGGCCGTGGTGCGGAGCCGCTCGGCTCTCTGCGGTTCATCCCAACAATCAACCCGCTCGACCCAGGCCTTAGCCACCAGCTGGTCGGCCACGGAGGCGATGCGCTCGCTACCGGAGCTGCAAGAGTCCGAAGTCATCAGCACCGGAAAACCCCACCCCTGAGCCAGCTGCTGCAGCCGAGAACTGTCCGTGCAGAGCACCACTGCTGCAGGCCCAGCGGCATGGGCGCAGCGTTCCAGCACCCGCTGGATCATTGGCTTGCCGCCAATCTCCGCCAATACTTTGTCGGGCAAGCGGGAGGACGCCAACCGGGCCGGCACCGCCACCACTGAACGCTGAATCGTCATCAGTCCCAGAGCTTCATGGCGTCATCACGGGCCGAGAACCATTCCGCCGCAAGCGGCCCACCCATCGTGCGCTGCTCCCTGAACCAGGGGCCGCCGAGGGTCCAGTGCAGCAAGCGCGGACCACCTTCTTCCGCAGCCGCCGTGGGTGCGTCCTGCACATCCACGAGATGGTTCCAACCAGCATCCAAGGCACCGATCTCATGATCGCCCTCCAGCCAATGGAATCGGTGGAGTTCCAATCCTGTGGCCCTGTTCACATAGTCCACGGTCAACGCCGTGCAGCGGCTGCAGTTCAGCAACATCAGCGAGCTCCAGTTCTTCTTCGGGTAAGCGCTCTGCACTTCCCCCAGAAATTTCACCGTTTCGCCGGGCACATGCTCGTGCTGCACGCACATCGCTCCATAGCGATCATCCCGCTGGTCCCAGAGCTGCTTGATATCACCGCGGCAGAGCATGTCGCAGTCCATGAAAATCGCCCAGCCCTGATACCCCATCAAATGGGGCACCAGAAAGCGGGTGAAGGAAAACGCCGTGCTCTGCTTGGGATCCCGCTGGCGCCGGTACAGCCCCTGAGCCTCCAGTTGGGGGGTCACCAAGGGCGTGATCGCCAGTGGCGACGTGCTGTGCTGATACAGGCTGTCGATCAGCACATTGGTGGCAGCCCGCTCCCGCGGGTCGTAACCGATGAAGATCGGAATCGGAGCGAGGGTCGTCACCGGCAGGCCTGGTCTGGGCGCAGATTACGGCCCGCTCCAGCACGAGGCCTAGGCTTTCGGCCCTGGAAGCACAACCATGGCAGCGCGGCAGGTCAGTCTTGGGTCAATCACCTTCGCCAACGACGCGCCCTTCGTGCTGATCGGCGGGGTGAACGTGCTGGAGTCGCAGCAGTTCGCCCTCGATGCAGCAGCGAAGTACGCCGATGTCTGCCGCCGGCTCGCGATCCCTCTGGTCTTCAAAGCGTCCTTTGACAAGGCCAACCGATCATCGGTTCACTCGTTCCGTGGACCCGGACTGGAGGAGGGCCTGGCGATGCTTCAGGCCGTCAAAGACACCCATGGGATGCCCGTGATCACGGACGTGCATACACCCGAGCAGGCCGCTCCAGCTGCAGAGGTGTGCGACATCATCCAACTCCCGGCATTTCTGGCCCGCCAGACGGATCTGGTGGAAGCGATGGCGCAAACCGGCGCAGTGATCAACATCAAGAAGCCGCAGTTTCTGAGCCCCTCTCAGATGGCCAACGTGGTGGAGAAGTTCCGCGAGTGCGGCAATGAGCGGTTGCTGATCTGCGAGCGCGGCAGCAATTTTGGCTACGACAACCTGGTGGTGGACATGTTGGGGTTTGGCGTCATGAAGCGCTGCTGCGACGACTTGCCTCTGATTTTTGATGTCACCCATGCGTTGCAGTGCCGTGATCCCGGCGGTGCGGCGTCGGGAGGTCGCCGCAGTCAGGTGCTGGATCTGGCCCGCGCCGGAATGGCCATCGGACTGGCAGGTCTGTTTCTGGAGTCCCATCCAGATCCAAGTCAGGCCCGCTGCGATGGACCGAGCGCCCTGCCGCTGGAGCAACTGGAACCCTTCCTCTCCCAACTCAAGGCTGTGGATGACCTGGTGAAATCCCTGCCAGCCCTCACCATCCAATGATTCAGGCCGCCAGCAAGCAATGGCTGCTGGCCTACAACCAGATCAGCCACGGCCTGGTTCTCAGCCTGGTGGCGCTCGGTGTGATCACTCTCCTCGTGATCGCCGCCAAAGACCAGGACCCAACAGATCAGCGCACCCAACCCTTGCCCTTCCGGATCCTGAGATGGATCCGGCGTCACCCTGTTGTGACCGTGGTGTTCGCGGGCTACACCGTGGCGATGGTGCAGGGCACCAGCTGGTTCTATCCGGAACTGCCCGACCTCTACCAAGGCTTCATCCACAGTCCGCTGCTCGACCAGCCCCAGGTGCAAGAGCGCTTCATCGCCGAAACGATGCAGCGCAACAGCTTCCGTTTTTTCCCTCTCGCCCACCAGGACCTGCATGCCCTCAGCTGGTTCACGCCCTACGTGAAGGTATGGATGCTGGTCAGTGCGGTCGAATTGATGGCGATCGTGGTGCTCAGCGCCCGGATGGTGCAGGAGATGGTGGGACCACCGCGGGTCCCTGGGCTGCTTCTGAGCATGGCCCTGCTGTTTCTCTTCGCACCGGCCACCGGATGGGGGTTCTTCCAGCTGGTCTACTGCGAGCGGCTGCTCACGGTGTTGTTCGCCGGCTATGCCTTCAGCTACTGGCGCTTCATCAAGAGCGGCCGCAGACGGTCCGGGGCGTTCACTCTTATGTGGGCACTGCTCGGTGTGTATGTCAAAGACATCGCCGTGCTGCTGTTCGTGATCCCAGCTCTGCTGCGCTGGCTCACCACTCCGGCCGCTCGGCGCTGGCGATCCCTGGAGAGCGCACTGATCGCCCTTGTGCCGGTGGTGGCGGTCTCCTACGTGACGCTCAGCCTTCTGCCCAGCCTTGTCGCCCAGGCCACACCCTTCAGCAGCGAGGGACGCTGGAGCCTGGATGCGGACTGGCGACTGATCGCTCTCTTCGGCTTCAACGCTCTGCGGCTGCTGCCTCTTGTTCGCAACCGACGGTCTACTGACCTGCTGGACGGGCTCAATCTGGCGGTCATTCTCTACGCGGTCGCCCTCTGGGCCAGCGTCGGCTACCCCTACGCCAGCTTCTGGACCCTGCCGGTGCAACTGGTCACGGTGCTTGACCTGGGCTGGATCTGGTGCTGCTGGCTGGTGCCGCGTCTGGGTCGCCGTCCAGCCTCTGCCACGGTCGCAGCCCTGGGGATGGCCGGAAGCCTGGTGCTGGTCGGCCTCGAACACCGCGCCTCAGAAACCTTCAGCAAGCGCGTGCGCACGATCAAAACCACGCAGCGCCGCTGGCGCGAAACCTTCGATGCCATGGCAGCACTCAGCCGCGACAGCCGGGAGAAGGGAGAGCCGGTGAATGTGATTTTCATGCGCTCCTATTTCAATCAGCACACCCTCAAACCGCTGGCGGTGGACCGACTGATCGAGTACCACCGCCAGCGCCGCACGTACACCGTGGTGGAAGGCCTCAACCGGGGAGAGGCTTACACGCCCCAACCGGGTGATTTTCTACTCACGATCGACAAACGCGAGCGCAAGGATTTGGGGCAGGATGGCCAGGCCTTTGCGGAGATCTACCGCCACAGCACCGCCAAGCGGGCTGGGCGCATCTTCCGCCACCGCTGAGTTTGCATGTCAATGCCGAAGATGATCCGGCGCTTTCAGCCCTGGATGCTGCTGAGCAGCGTCGCAGCGATCCTCTCCCTAGCCGGGATTGGCTCCTGGCTCTGGCTGCAGCAGGCGATGCGCTGGCTCCCTGACCCTCGCAGTGCGGCTGGGAAGCTCCTGCTTTACACCTACAACCGCACCTCTCACGACATCGCTCTGGCACTGCTGGCGATCGCCGTGCTGTCGCTGCTTTGGATCGGCCTGCGATCAGAGACGCCGCCTGAAGACGCAGACCAACCTCCCCTCAAACGGGGGAACTGGGCCAAACAACTGCTGACGTTTTCGAGGGAGCACCCCCTGGTGCTGCTGCTGTGGAGCGCCTACACGGTGGCGATGGTGAACGGCACCAGCTGGCTGTTCCCGGAGCTCGTGGGCTGGTACGACGGCATCCTTGACCACCATCTGCTCGACAACTTCTCAATCCGCTACGACTTCATTGCGGAGACCATGCTCCGCAATGACTACCGCTTCTTCCCGCTCGCCCACCAGGACCTGCACGTTCTCAGCTGGTTCACGCCGTATGTGAAGGTGTGGATGGTGGTGAGTGCAGCAGAGGCCTTCACCATCGTGATCCTGGCCACCCGCATCGTGCGGGGTTTGGTGCACCCTCCCACTCCCAAGCATCTGCTGTTGATGGTCAGCCTGCTGCTGCTGTTTGCGCCGGCTACTGGCTTCGCCTTCTTTCAGCTGATCTACGCGGAACGGATGCTCACGCTCTGCTTCGTTGCTTTTGCTTTTTTCTATCTGCACTACCAGAGCACGGGAGGCCGTCAGGCCTGGTGTTTCAGCCTTCTCTTCGCCCTGGTGGGGATGTTCTTCAAGGACATCGGCTTGCTGCTGTTCGTGACACCCGCCGCGTTCACCCTGATGACCGGTGCGGCCGGGTTGATGGATCGTTACCCAGCCTTCCCAGCTCACAACCTGACCGTTAAGCGCCTGCGCAACTGGATGGGTGCTTACAGCCTGGAACTCTGGCTAATGAGCCTGATGGTCGTCTTCGCGCTCGCTTACACCTACCTGAGCTATCTGCCCAGCCTGTATCACGGCAAAGAGGCCTATGGCTCGGATGACGGGTTCCGATTCATCGGTGATTTGCGCAGCTGGATCTTGTTCATCTTCATCGGCCTGCGCATCGTTCTGATCAGCTGCAAGCGATCCTCAGCCAATCTTCTGGATGGACTCAATGCTGCGGCCCTCACTTACATGGGAGCCCTCTATGCCGTTATGGGCTACGAGGGCACCAGCTACATGAGCCTGCCGGTGCAGCTGGTGACGGTGCTTGATCTGAGCTTCGCCTGGTGTGCCTGGATCACGCCCACCCTCAGCCGGCGCATCCAGTCACCCATGGCACTGAGCGCCGCAGCCATCGTGACCAGCGGCGGCCTGCTCGGCCTGGAACATTTTCAGGAGGATGGCTTCATCGAACGGGTGAGTGCGGTCAAAGCCAAACAACACTCCTGGCTGACCACCTTCAACAAGATCGACGACCTCACCGTCAAGGCCAAGCGACGCGGGGAGGAAGTAAACCTCGTGTTCACCAAATCCTGGTTCCGGCGCAAACGCCACATCGATCGTTTCAAGGTGGATCGCCTGATCTTTCTCGATCCGTCCACCATGACCTACACCACAGTGGCAGGAATCGGACGCGGCGAGACCTACACCCCGAAAGCCGGCGACTTCCTGATGGACATCGACAAGGGCAATCTCAAGTTTCTCGGAGACGAACTAGACCGCTACGAACTGGTGTATCGCTACAGCCGCCACCGGGGCAACGGCCGCATCTACCGCTTTCGCGGACCGTCCGACTCCGCCAAGGCCTCGGAATAAACCAAACGGCGGTTGAGGGCCGCCACCCAGGGCAGGGCCAGAGCCAACTGGGCCAAACCAGCAGGGGCTGCCATCCAGCTGCCGTCGTAACGGATGGCACCGCTGCGTTCAGGGTCGAACCGCAGACGGTTGCCAGACAGCACATGGCTGCTGCTGTGGCAGGCAGGCTCCAAC belongs to Synechococcus sp. WH 7805 and includes:
- a CDS encoding CCA tRNA nucleotidyltransferase, producing MGAISRLELPGIPPELTLALVEQVRLQGLGRLALVGGAVRDALLHQCYGASWTGLPDLDLVLEGSCADLARGLQQRFGAERMPWLQLHERFGTAELMLDGVLIDLAGAREERYPLPGENPIVQPGPLEEDLARRDFTANAMALVLHGDGSQQLLDPHGGLDHLASRQLVFLHEASVSDDPTRVIRAARYGARLGFDLDSGSLQQLKTTLERWPWAWRHGDVVDEVPPALGTRLRMELDLLLEREPWPQALTLLQKWSALPLLDPLLQSEAKLICRLRRAARLQLPLLSALIAAAEEPVALAQRLEIPMQQLRWLEQLQALRHWLEQEVLPQPWRQWGALEWTSRLEQANWSAPVVALAVIETPLCWRPMLRWWGRWRHATASVSARDLIAQGMQPGPLLGEALRRSRDQVLEGLR
- the kdsB gene encoding 3-deoxy-manno-octulosonate cytidylyltransferase — encoded protein: MTIQRSVVAVPARLASSRLPDKVLAEIGGKPMIQRVLERCAHAAGPAAVVLCTDSSRLQQLAQGWGFPVLMTSDSCSSGSERIASVADQLVAKAWVERVDCWDEPQRAERLRTTAVINVQGDQPFLDPAVVTAMVEEFGRREPVPAVVTPIYRLTADTIHNPAVVKTLVAHDGRALYFSRSAIPHVRDVDPADWHRHAPYWGHVGMYGFRGDVLAQWDQLPASPLEDLERLEQLRLIEAGHTVATFRVEGTSLSVDTPEQLEEARRMART
- a CDS encoding glycosyltransferase, whose translation is MTTLAPIPIFIGYDPRERAATNVLIDSLYQHSTSPLAITPLVTPQLEAQGLYRRQRDPKQSTAFSFTRFLVPHLMGYQGWAIFMDCDMLCRGDIKQLWDQRDDRYGAMCVQHEHVPGETVKFLGEVQSAYPKKNWSSLMLLNCSRCTALTVDYVNRATGLELHRFHWLEGDHEIGALDAGWNHLVDVQDAPTAAAEEGGPRLLHWTLGGPWFREQRTMGGPLAAEWFSARDDAMKLWD
- the kdsA gene encoding 3-deoxy-8-phosphooctulonate synthase, with the protein product MAARQVSLGSITFANDAPFVLIGGVNVLESQQFALDAAAKYADVCRRLAIPLVFKASFDKANRSSVHSFRGPGLEEGLAMLQAVKDTHGMPVITDVHTPEQAAPAAEVCDIIQLPAFLARQTDLVEAMAQTGAVINIKKPQFLSPSQMANVVEKFRECGNERLLICERGSNFGYDNLVVDMLGFGVMKRCCDDLPLIFDVTHALQCRDPGGAASGGRRSQVLDLARAGMAIGLAGLFLESHPDPSQARCDGPSALPLEQLEPFLSQLKAVDDLVKSLPALTIQ